A window from Tenacibaculum singaporense encodes these proteins:
- a CDS encoding O-antigen polymerase, which translates to MHSFIHFFLLTFTTIICFKQIINIKIYQIRVFDFFNIIFFIVYCFFPLIISAIPPPNDFNDGWLKLYRHKYDIVNSTYYIKADIFILIGYLSILLSYNIKKYKVDLKETRFYFLNEKSRKVAWYMFIIGVLCIFLFIALEGFDSYISTNTRMAFANEKDDIKGSKFAFLISISTFLYFSTYIFWSLKVTSRSVIYKALFYISLFLSLLIFYRQSGRLFLLVFIFSFVLSNDIFKRKFNKIKYLAFGFFAAIFVLIGKSIFRFYMYDGIVSEHIDIIKEARFSHLLYEVIGEFSFPYLSLINNIIVNDNYYYFQDITNAILYILPRKLLGIENIFSTSDINTVNMLGSLEQGQVPSDILSYGYLNLGGVGVIITCVFFGFILRLIDKFSFSINNSLSVIVFISFSLIIALRVMYFDPEHFLRYNLYYFCGLILLKLNYNKEAKWVRVK; encoded by the coding sequence ATGCATAGTTTTATTCACTTTTTCTTATTAACGTTTACAACTATTATTTGTTTTAAACAAATCATTAATATTAAAATATATCAAATTCGTGTTTTTGATTTTTTTAATATAATATTTTTTATTGTTTATTGTTTTTTCCCACTTATAATTTCTGCAATCCCGCCTCCTAATGATTTTAATGACGGTTGGTTAAAACTATATAGGCATAAGTACGATATAGTTAATTCTACGTATTACATAAAAGCTGATATTTTCATATTAATTGGTTATTTATCGATATTGTTAAGTTACAATATCAAAAAGTATAAAGTAGATTTAAAAGAAACTAGATTTTATTTTTTAAATGAAAAATCAAGAAAAGTGGCATGGTATATGTTTATCATAGGGGTTTTATGTATTTTCTTATTCATAGCACTAGAAGGATTTGATAGTTATATAAGTACCAATACTAGGATGGCTTTTGCAAATGAGAAAGATGATATAAAAGGGAGTAAATTTGCTTTTCTAATTTCGATTTCAACTTTTTTATATTTTTCTACATACATATTTTGGAGTTTAAAAGTAACCAGTAGGTCAGTTATTTACAAAGCACTTTTTTATATTTCTCTATTTCTTTCTCTTTTGATTTTTTATAGACAATCTGGGCGATTATTTTTATTGGTTTTTATTTTTAGCTTTGTTCTTTCGAATGATATTTTTAAAAGAAAGTTTAACAAAATCAAATATTTAGCTTTTGGTTTTTTCGCAGCTATTTTTGTTTTAATAGGTAAATCTATTTTTAGATTTTATATGTATGATGGAATAGTTAGTGAGCATATTGATATAATAAAAGAAGCACGTTTTTCACATTTATTATATGAGGTTATTGGAGAATTTTCTTTTCCATATCTATCATTAATTAATAATATAATAGTAAATGATAACTATTACTATTTTCAAGATATAACAAATGCAATACTTTATATTTTACCTAGAAAATTACTAGGAATAGAAAATATCTTTTCAACATCTGATATAAACACAGTAAATATGTTAGGTAGTTTGGAACAGGGACAAGTGCCTTCTGATATTCTGAGCTATGGTTATCTAAACTTGGGGGGAGTTGGGGTAATAATTACATGTGTTTTCTTTGGTTTTATTTTGCGATTAATAGATAAGTTCTCCTTTAGTATAAATAACTCTCTTTCAGTAATTGTTTTTATTTCATTTTCTTTGATTATTGCGCTTAGGGTAATGTATTTTGATCCTGAGCATTTTTTAAGATATAACTTGTATTATTTCTGTGGATTGATTTTGTTAAAATTAAACTATAATAAAGAAGCTAAATGGGTAAGAGTAAAGTAG
- a CDS encoding glycosyltransferase gives MGKSKVVLVTDSFNSGGAQKQLVNLANGLEESKKYSITTVQYYKYSFFENLLSKDIKVVKVITENKIIRIYKLVLFFYREKPDIIISFLHGPNNYSAIYKLLFFWRKVHLIVGERNLNINDLKMKDFLIRFSHLVANNIVCNSYAQQDRLLPYYGTKLSVIPNGTTTEGIEKKKDFSKSDICRLIVPARFIDQKNPLGLLDAINEVENIQVDWYGEVFKDYSVYKQALDLIEKNNLNKKIRILVPTSDIYNVMTKYDAMILPSFYEGCPNAVIDAMLCGVPILASDVSDNKIYLDTQKELLFNPYLKEDIIDKINLFKSMNVEKRTRIGEMNYKISRNFFNKKTMVENYISLFDQNNNN, from the coding sequence ATGGGTAAGAGTAAAGTAGTATTAGTTACAGATTCATTCAATAGTGGTGGTGCTCAGAAGCAGTTAGTAAATCTTGCAAATGGTTTAGAAGAGAGTAAAAAATACTCTATAACTACTGTACAATATTATAAGTATAGTTTTTTTGAAAATTTATTATCTAAGGATATAAAAGTTGTAAAAGTTATTACAGAAAATAAGATAATTAGAATATATAAATTAGTGTTGTTCTTTTATAGAGAAAAGCCTGATATTATAATATCGTTTTTACATGGTCCTAATAACTATTCAGCTATATATAAACTATTGTTTTTTTGGAGAAAAGTACATTTGATTGTTGGTGAGCGTAATCTGAATATTAACGATTTGAAGATGAAGGATTTTTTAATAAGGTTTAGTCATTTAGTAGCAAATAATATTGTTTGTAATTCTTATGCGCAACAAGATAGATTATTACCATATTATGGAACTAAACTATCAGTAATTCCAAATGGTACGACAACAGAAGGTATTGAGAAAAAAAAGGATTTCAGTAAAAGTGATATATGCCGTTTAATAGTACCTGCGAGATTTATAGATCAAAAAAACCCATTAGGATTATTAGATGCAATAAATGAAGTTGAAAATATTCAAGTTGATTGGTACGGAGAGGTATTTAAAGATTATTCTGTTTATAAACAAGCCTTAGATTTAATAGAAAAAAATAATCTAAATAAAAAAATCAGGATTCTAGTACCAACTTCAGATATTTATAATGTAATGACTAAATATGATGCTATGATTCTTCCCTCTTTTTATGAAGGTTGTCCAAATGCGGTTATAGATGCTATGTTGTGCGGTGTGCCAATTTTAGCCTCTGATGTTTCCGATAATAAAATTTATTTAGATACTCAGAAGGAATTACTCTTTAATCCCTATTTAAAAGAAGACATTATTGATAAAATAAATTTATTTAAATCAATGAATGTAGAAAAAAGAACTAGAATTGGTGAAATGAATTATAAAATATCTAGAAATTTTTTCAATAAAAAAACAATGGTAGAAAATTATATTTCTCTTTTTGATCAGAATAATAATAATTAA
- a CDS encoding serine O-acetyltransferase, whose protein sequence is MNPIFLQRISYALRKLPIIPKLITYFIRLVFGCYLPYSIKLGKKFVLGYGGLGIVIHARTIVGDDVHIDQNVTIGGTSKKYEVPKLGNSVYVGAGAAIIGPVTIGNNVVIGANAVVVKDIPDGCLVVGVPAKIIKENIKKSDYV, encoded by the coding sequence ATGAATCCAATTTTTTTACAAAGAATATCATATGCATTAAGGAAATTACCAATTATACCAAAGTTAATCACATATTTTATAAGGTTGGTTTTTGGATGTTATTTACCGTATAGTATAAAATTAGGAAAAAAATTTGTGTTAGGTTATGGAGGTTTAGGTATTGTAATACATGCAAGAACAATTGTAGGAGATGATGTGCATATAGATCAAAATGTAACTATAGGTGGTACATCAAAAAAATATGAAGTTCCTAAATTAGGAAATAGTGTTTACGTTGGAGCAGGAGCTGCTATTATAGGACCTGTAACTATAGGTAATAATGTAGTAATTGGGGCCAACGCAGTAGTAGTTAAAGATATTCCAGATGGTTGCTTAGTAGTAGGAGTGCCTGCTAAAATTATTAAGGAAAATATTAAGAAATCGGATTATGTATAA
- a CDS encoding glycosyltransferase yields the protein MYNKKILLIGSLPKENISQLGGATILMKSLKDYFDEKKVFHDFICLNEYPFSRFRSLIFVVFKYLQKVYKSDLVFINVSTNGAFLVTPILYLIGRFFSKKIVFRVFGSNFQKHFLDRNKVIRFFAKKTFFKSDLVIVETLYNQKFFLKNEAKEILILPNVRKRPKKDFKVNEFSKSFVFISQVKINKGILDIIQASQYLNKTYTIDVFGPLYDNLTKENIDNDIVTYKGVLKPEEVINKIELYDVVLLPTYYYGEGHPGILVEAMSLGKPIISTYWNSIEEIVDNNYNGFLVSIKSPLELSESIKKFNENNYKEMSMNSYKKFDFFDEELVYKKLMIELAKV from the coding sequence ATGTATAATAAGAAAATTTTATTAATTGGTTCTTTGCCAAAAGAGAATATTTCCCAGTTGGGAGGAGCTACTATTTTAATGAAGTCTTTAAAGGATTATTTTGATGAAAAAAAGGTTTTTCATGATTTTATTTGTCTTAATGAATATCCTTTCTCTAGGTTTAGAAGTTTAATTTTTGTAGTATTTAAATACCTTCAAAAAGTATACAAATCAGATTTAGTTTTCATAAATGTATCTACTAACGGAGCTTTTTTAGTAACTCCAATTTTATATTTAATAGGTAGATTTTTTTCAAAAAAAATTGTTTTTAGAGTTTTTGGAAGTAATTTTCAAAAACATTTTTTAGATAGAAATAAAGTTATTCGTTTTTTTGCTAAGAAAACCTTTTTTAAAAGTGATTTAGTAATAGTCGAAACGTTATATAATCAGAAGTTTTTTTTAAAAAACGAAGCAAAAGAAATATTAATATTACCCAATGTGAGAAAAAGACCTAAAAAAGATTTTAAGGTTAATGAATTCTCTAAAAGTTTTGTTTTTATTAGCCAAGTTAAAATAAATAAGGGAATCTTAGACATAATTCAAGCTTCACAATATTTAAATAAAACTTATACAATCGATGTTTTCGGTCCATTATATGATAATTTAACTAAAGAAAACATAGACAATGATATTGTAACTTATAAAGGAGTTTTGAAACCAGAAGAAGTTATAAATAAAATTGAATTATATGATGTAGTTTTATTACCAACTTATTATTATGGAGAAGGTCATCCAGGTATATTAGTTGAAGCCATGTCTTTAGGGAAACCAATAATATCTACTTATTGGAATTCAATAGAAGAGATTGTAGATAATAATTATAATGGTTTTCTTGTATCTATAAAATCTCCATTAGAACTTTCAGAATCTATTAAGAAATTTAACGAAAATAATTACAAAGAAATGAGTATGAATTCGTACAAAAAATTCGATTTTTTTGACGAAGAATTAGTTTATAAAAAGTTAATGATAGAGTTAGCCAAAGTCTAA
- a CDS encoding glycoside hydrolase family protein yields the protein MKLTRVNKIPKTEIVHYYSEGNIIKSKFNKVDVVYNNFKCKISLPIKIYERFFGLFRLTRRALRLDKCNVFPSEDKLVIIRQGKVYSYDLNTNTLKLTLQLVNCRNILHQSMCRTKEGNLFFGEYGNNGDRKPVNIYKSSNNGISWELIYQFKSGEVKHIHGCYYDPFEDKVWTLTGDFENENIIMKSDESFTENIRIGDGSQTYRAVSLFFEKDYVHWIMDSPIERSYHYKMNRDNYKVDKKSGFPGPVWYLKYLKEGYYLAATSVEIGEGVLENNASLFISKDLENWTLLKKFKKDILPMRYFKWGVIGFADGKQSINDFILHFEALKKVDGKSYIFKLETQYAE from the coding sequence ATGAAACTAACTAGAGTAAATAAAATTCCTAAAACAGAAATAGTTCATTATTATTCAGAAGGAAATATAATTAAGAGTAAATTTAATAAAGTTGATGTAGTTTATAATAATTTTAAGTGCAAAATAAGTTTACCAATTAAAATATATGAGAGGTTTTTTGGCTTGTTTCGTTTAACTAGGAGAGCTTTAAGACTTGATAAATGTAATGTTTTTCCCTCAGAAGACAAGTTAGTTATAATTAGACAAGGTAAAGTGTATTCTTATGATTTAAATACCAATACACTAAAATTAACTCTTCAACTGGTAAATTGCAGAAATATTCTTCATCAATCGATGTGTAGGACGAAAGAAGGTAATTTATTTTTTGGAGAGTATGGTAATAATGGAGATCGTAAACCTGTTAATATTTATAAAAGCTCTAATAATGGAATATCTTGGGAGCTGATTTATCAATTTAAAAGTGGTGAAGTAAAGCATATTCATGGTTGTTATTATGATCCTTTCGAAGATAAAGTCTGGACTTTAACAGGTGATTTTGAAAATGAAAATATAATAATGAAGTCAGACGAAAGTTTTACTGAAAATATTCGTATTGGTGATGGTAGTCAGACTTATAGAGCTGTTAGTCTTTTTTTTGAAAAAGATTATGTTCATTGGATTATGGATTCCCCTATAGAAAGGAGCTATCATTATAAAATGAATAGAGATAATTATAAAGTTGATAAAAAAAGTGGTTTTCCAGGACCGGTATGGTATTTAAAGTATTTAAAAGAAGGATATTATTTAGCGGCCACTAGTGTAGAAATAGGAGAAGGAGTTCTAGAAAATAATGCCAGTTTGTTCATATCCAAAGATCTAGAGAATTGGACACTTCTAAAAAAATTCAAAAAAGATATTTTACCCATGAGATATTTCAAATGGGGAGTAATAGGTTTTGCTGATGGGAAACAGAGTATTAATGATTTTATATTACATTTTGAAGCTTTAAAAAAAGTAGATGGTAAATCATATATTTTTAAATTAGAAACACAATATGCTGAATAA
- a CDS encoding formyltransferase family protein, giving the protein MKKKIALISPNPKSLYSTSVAELLLRNDVDIDVVFIKKFTISRFKKEFSRDGIRLLKKIWKKLILKEKAYDQFNDIDTILTLRDREDIKLKNLRELRKNGIEVYFVDDLNSDFVEKKLKEKKVDVTVFTGGGLIRKNILENSGSGVLNCHMGKLPEYRGMDVVEWPLFKKDFKNIGFTVHFMDSGVDTGDILKVFDVQLINNESIKSLRARFEPLMTKKYVEVILQFLNGEIVRVKQENKEGKQYYIVDSLISTIANQHLEDYTSNNI; this is encoded by the coding sequence ATGAAGAAAAAAATAGCATTAATTTCTCCAAACCCTAAAAGTTTATATTCAACTTCAGTCGCAGAATTATTGTTAAGAAATGATGTTGATATCGATGTAGTTTTTATAAAGAAATTTACTATTTCTAGGTTTAAGAAAGAGTTTTCTAGAGATGGGATTCGCTTATTAAAAAAAATTTGGAAGAAATTAATTTTAAAAGAAAAAGCGTACGATCAATTTAATGATATAGATACTATTTTAACTCTTAGAGACAGAGAAGATATTAAATTAAAAAATTTACGTGAATTAAGAAAAAATGGAATTGAAGTATATTTTGTAGATGATTTAAATAGTGATTTTGTAGAGAAAAAACTAAAAGAAAAAAAAGTTGATGTAACTGTTTTTACAGGAGGGGGATTAATAAGAAAAAATATATTAGAAAATTCTGGTTCAGGGGTGCTAAATTGTCATATGGGTAAACTACCTGAATATCGAGGTATGGATGTAGTAGAATGGCCTTTATTTAAAAAAGATTTTAAAAATATAGGTTTCACTGTGCATTTTATGGACAGTGGGGTTGATACAGGAGATATCTTGAAAGTTTTTGACGTACAGTTGATAAATAATGAGTCTATTAAGAGTTTGCGAGCTCGTTTTGAGCCTCTAATGACGAAGAAATATGTTGAAGTCATATTACAATTTTTAAATGGAGAGATTGTAAGAGTGAAACAAGAAAATAAAGAGGGTAAACAATATTACATAGTTGATAGTTTAATAAGCACAATAGCTAATCAACATTTGGAAGATTATACATCTAATAATATTTAA
- a CDS encoding heparinase II/III family protein, protein MKLSLVTNFISNMGARYIFFRIYHMLLAKLGFQKVRFPIEPSKKELISLMDWRETNFNIFSFNDELERVRDKELEINATKILGGEIQFFSSDWKKLNREYNWLKNPTSGFIYDISKHWSIIPDLSSESGDIKFVWEKSRFTYLITILRYDFHFKKNNAEFIFSEVESWIDNNPINQGPNWICSQEISLRIFNWCFVLDYYKYDQALTEDRWNKIQNVIYWSIDHVYNNINFSRIAVRNNHAITETLFLSLSELLFPFITETKKWSKKGRKYFEEEINYQIYNDGTFLQHSMNYHRVVIQLLSLGITITEKFQKPFAKSIYEKAYKSLNFLFQSIQEENGFLPNYGANDGAWFFPLSTTDYRDYRPQLNSLHRVLTGEYLFEEEFLREDFLNVSLKANSMKVLKREMGIHTFDIGGYYISRDSKDFTFIKCGKYKDRPSQADNLHLDIWVKGINILRDSGSYKYNTDKEYVKYFNGTEGHNTVSVSGEDQMLKGGRFIWFYWVKKAKAFLNKNNNTYNFKGEIKAFKHVAPNIVHERSVKKTIGENLWQVNDNVKNKGNKKIYQYWHLDKKYLENIEIISKDEDGNLLKPLIEEKWYSGYYGVKERSVRLRFETNKSQFNTEIRITL, encoded by the coding sequence ATGAAATTATCATTAGTTACTAACTTTATATCCAATATGGGAGCTAGATATATCTTTTTTAGAATATATCATATGTTGTTAGCTAAATTAGGATTTCAAAAAGTAAGATTTCCTATTGAACCTTCAAAAAAAGAGTTGATATCTCTTATGGATTGGAGGGAAACAAATTTTAATATTTTTTCATTTAATGATGAGTTAGAAAGAGTAAGGGATAAAGAACTGGAAATTAATGCTACTAAAATTTTAGGTGGAGAGATACAATTTTTTAGTTCAGATTGGAAAAAACTTAATAGAGAGTACAATTGGTTGAAGAATCCGACTTCAGGCTTTATATACGACATATCGAAGCATTGGTCAATTATTCCTGATCTATCTTCAGAATCAGGAGATATAAAGTTTGTATGGGAAAAATCAAGATTTACTTATTTGATTACTATTTTAAGATATGATTTTCATTTTAAAAAAAATAACGCAGAGTTTATTTTTTCTGAGGTAGAAAGCTGGATTGATAATAATCCCATAAACCAAGGGCCTAACTGGATATGTAGTCAAGAAATTTCTCTTAGAATTTTTAATTGGTGTTTTGTTCTTGATTATTATAAATACGATCAAGCTTTGACTGAAGATAGATGGAATAAAATTCAAAATGTAATTTATTGGTCAATTGATCATGTTTATAACAATATTAATTTTTCTAGAATTGCAGTAAGAAATAATCATGCAATAACTGAGACTTTATTTTTAAGTTTGAGTGAATTGTTATTCCCATTTATAACAGAAACTAAAAAATGGTCTAAAAAAGGAAGAAAATATTTCGAAGAAGAAATAAATTATCAAATTTATAATGACGGAACTTTCCTACAACATAGTATGAATTATCATCGAGTAGTAATTCAGTTACTATCCCTAGGTATTACAATTACTGAAAAATTTCAAAAACCTTTTGCAAAAAGCATCTATGAAAAAGCTTACAAATCATTAAACTTTTTATTTCAATCCATACAAGAAGAAAATGGTTTTCTTCCTAATTATGGAGCAAATGACGGAGCTTGGTTTTTCCCATTGTCAACAACTGATTATAGAGATTACCGACCACAATTAAATAGTTTACATAGAGTATTAACAGGTGAATATTTATTTGAAGAAGAGTTTCTAAGAGAAGATTTTTTGAATGTTAGTTTAAAAGCCAATTCAATGAAGGTTTTAAAGAGAGAAATGGGGATACATACATTTGATATTGGTGGATATTATATTAGTCGTGATTCAAAAGATTTTACTTTTATAAAATGTGGTAAATATAAAGATAGACCTTCGCAAGCAGATAATTTACATCTAGATATATGGGTCAAAGGAATTAATATATTGAGAGATTCAGGATCCTATAAATACAATACAGATAAAGAATATGTGAAGTATTTTAATGGAACAGAAGGACACAATACTGTTAGTGTTTCAGGAGAAGACCAAATGTTAAAAGGAGGAAGATTTATTTGGTTTTATTGGGTTAAAAAAGCAAAAGCATTTTTAAATAAAAATAATAACACTTATAATTTTAAAGGTGAAATTAAGGCCTTTAAACATGTAGCACCTAATATTGTTCATGAAAGATCGGTTAAAAAAACAATAGGAGAAAATCTATGGCAAGTGAACGACAATGTTAAAAATAAAGGAAATAAAAAAATTTATCAATATTGGCATTTAGATAAAAAATACTTGGAAAACATAGAAATAATTTCCAAAGATGAAGATGGTAATTTGTTAAAACCTTTGATTGAAGAAAAATGGTATTCAGGTTATTATGGAGTAAAGGAAAGATCAGTAAGATTACGATTTGAAACAAATAAAAGTCAATTTAATACAGAAATAAGAATAACTTTATAA
- a CDS encoding glycosyltransferase family 4 protein, which translates to MRILLIHQAFLEKDDGGGSRFNEMTKTWANQGHEITVLGGMVHYTTGKKHKRYKGKFTFKDENFYSNVDVIRCHVSESYNVNFLGRLWAYFSFVFSSIYAGLFKTKGKFDVILVTSPPLFVAITAYVLSIIKRTPFIFEIRDLWPESAIDTGVLKNKMIIKFAYWFEKFIYKRSKLINVLTPAFKEKLLEKKNIKKEKIIFIPNAADFTLSEKVQETFDALSFKKELNLEDKFVITYVGAHGVANHLIQLVHTAVLLKGTNIVFQLIGSGMQKDMLISKTKELEVEDYVVFRDPVSKSEVFKYILASDMGASVLKRVDTFKTIYSNKTFDYMSCKKPILLAIEGVSKDLIETANCGICVVPEDAEDISKKILEYKDKVDLQKQQGENGYIYAKKHFDRLSLADEYINHIEKTLK; encoded by the coding sequence ATGAGAATTTTATTAATACATCAAGCTTTTTTAGAAAAAGATGATGGTGGTGGATCTAGATTTAATGAAATGACGAAGACATGGGCAAATCAAGGTCATGAAATAACTGTTTTAGGAGGAATGGTTCATTACACAACAGGAAAGAAACACAAAAGATATAAAGGAAAATTTACTTTTAAAGATGAAAATTTTTATAGTAATGTTGATGTAATAAGATGCCACGTTTCTGAAAGTTACAACGTGAATTTTTTAGGAAGATTGTGGGCTTATTTCTCGTTTGTTTTTTCAAGTATTTATGCAGGTTTATTTAAAACTAAAGGGAAGTTTGATGTTATATTAGTTACTTCTCCACCATTATTTGTAGCCATAACAGCTTATGTTCTATCTATAATTAAAAGAACACCTTTTATTTTTGAAATACGTGATTTGTGGCCAGAGTCTGCTATAGATACAGGTGTGCTTAAAAACAAAATGATTATAAAGTTTGCTTATTGGTTCGAAAAATTTATCTATAAGAGATCTAAATTAATTAATGTTTTAACTCCTGCTTTCAAAGAAAAACTTTTAGAGAAAAAAAATATTAAAAAAGAAAAAATAATATTCATTCCTAATGCTGCTGATTTTACTTTGTCAGAGAAGGTACAAGAAACATTTGATGCATTATCTTTTAAAAAAGAATTGAATTTAGAAGATAAATTTGTAATAACATATGTAGGTGCTCATGGTGTAGCTAACCATTTGATTCAGTTAGTGCATACCGCAGTATTATTGAAAGGAACAAATATTGTTTTTCAATTAATTGGTTCTGGAATGCAGAAGGATATGCTTATTTCAAAAACTAAAGAACTTGAGGTTGAAGATTATGTAGTTTTTAGAGACCCAGTTTCTAAATCTGAAGTTTTTAAATATATTTTAGCTTCTGATATGGGAGCTTCAGTTTTAAAAAGAGTTGATACTTTTAAAACTATTTATTCTAATAAGACTTTTGATTACATGTCATGTAAAAAACCTATTTTACTGGCAATTGAAGGAGTGTCAAAAGATCTTATAGAGACTGCTAATTGTGGTATTTGTGTTGTGCCAGAAGACGCAGAGGATATTTCAAAGAAAATCTTGGAATATAAAGATAAAGTAGATTTACAAAAGCAACAAGGAGAAAATGGGTACATTTATGCTAAAAAGCATTTTGATAGATTATCTCTAGCTGATGAGTATATAAACCATATAGAAAAAACATTAAAATAA
- a CDS encoding sugar transferase, which yields MYRNFFKRIFDLLFGLGSVVLLSPLFIIIIIAIYFSSKGSAFYTQDRIGLNGGLFKLYKFRSMYVNRNFSVDKQVYKDDVNVTKVGRFIRRYKIDELAQLINVIKGDMSIVGPRPVLPNIKEYFDDNAEYRLKVRPGLTGLSQVNGNIHLPWKDRWVFDRKYVENVSLINDLKIIFKTFAVVILGEERFKKD from the coding sequence ATGTATCGTAATTTTTTTAAGAGAATATTCGATTTGCTCTTTGGTCTTGGTAGTGTTGTTTTATTAAGTCCATTATTTATTATTATCATAATAGCTATTTATTTTTCAAGTAAGGGTTCAGCATTTTATACTCAAGATAGGATAGGGTTAAATGGTGGTTTGTTTAAACTATATAAATTCCGTTCTATGTATGTAAATCGTAATTTTTCTGTAGATAAGCAAGTTTATAAAGATGATGTAAATGTAACTAAAGTAGGTAGATTTATTAGAAGATATAAAATTGATGAATTAGCTCAATTAATAAATGTTATAAAAGGCGACATGTCTATAGTAGGACCTCGTCCAGTACTTCCTAATATTAAAGAATATTTTGATGATAATGCTGAATATAGATTAAAAGTTAGACCTGGATTAACTGGGTTATCACAAGTAAATGGAAATATACATTTGCCATGGAAAGATCGTTGGGTTTTTGATAGAAAATATGTTGAAAATGTTAGTTTAATCAACGATTTGAAAATTATATTCAAAACTTTCGCAGTTGTAATTTTAGGAGAGGAAAGGTTTAAAAAAGATTAA
- a CDS encoding methionyl-tRNA formyltransferase: protein MRIVLAGAVTSTQATLNQLIKHKMDLVGVLGYEPKSLKNVSAYTLLKPIAEEESIPYKGFFNINDPDVVDQIKEWKPDLLFVVGLSQLVKDEIMNIPTKGVVGFHPTNLPRGRGRAPIAWSILNEKKGGANFFLIDSGVDSGPILGQKLFDIEEDDYAEDFELKMLDAISEALEEWFPKLKNGKIEYIEQEHSKATYYGRRAPNDGCINWSQTSKDIYKLIRASSRPHPGAFTFKEDVKIIIWKARIENNSNFAGVIGRVLEVDEDGVALVQTGEGLLSLIDYEIFDLSNNRLNKKLKVGQKLGYYSDIEIFKMKQELEKLKKY from the coding sequence ATGAGAATTGTTTTAGCAGGTGCAGTAACATCAACGCAAGCAACATTAAATCAACTTATAAAGCATAAGATGGATCTTGTTGGTGTTTTAGGATACGAACCTAAATCTTTAAAAAATGTTAGTGCGTATACATTATTAAAACCTATAGCAGAGGAAGAGTCTATTCCTTATAAAGGTTTCTTTAATATAAATGATCCTGATGTAGTTGATCAAATAAAAGAATGGAAACCAGATTTATTGTTTGTTGTAGGTTTATCTCAATTAGTAAAAGATGAGATAATGAATATACCAACAAAAGGAGTTGTCGGTTTTCATCCCACTAACCTACCAAGAGGAAGAGGTCGTGCGCCTATTGCTTGGTCAATTTTAAATGAAAAAAAAGGAGGAGCGAACTTTTTTTTAATTGATTCAGGAGTTGATAGTGGTCCAATTTTAGGACAAAAATTATTTGATATTGAAGAAGACGATTATGCTGAAGATTTTGAGTTGAAAATGTTAGATGCCATTTCGGAAGCATTAGAAGAATGGTTCCCAAAATTAAAGAATGGAAAAATAGAATATATAGAACAAGAGCATTCTAAAGCCACATATTATGGAAGAAGAGCACCTAATGATGGATGTATTAATTGGTCTCAAACTTCAAAAGATATTTATAAGTTAATTAGAGCATCATCTAGACCACATCCAGGAGCATTTACATTTAAAGAAGACGTAAAAATAATAATTTGGAAAGCTAGAATTGAAAATAATAGTAATTTTGCAGGTGTAATAGGAAGAGTATTAGAGGTTGACGAAGATGGAGTAGCTTTAGTTCAAACTGGAGAAGGTTTATTAAGTTTAATAGATTATGAAATTTTTGATTTATCAAATAATCGATTAAATAAAAAACTAAAAGTTGGTCAAAAACTTGGTTATTATTCTGATATTGAGATATTCAAAATGAAACAAGAATTGGAAAAATTAAAAAAATATTAA